A stretch of the Actinomycetota bacterium genome encodes the following:
- the rpsD gene encoding 30S ribosomal protein S4, producing the protein MARDRDPQCKQCRREGEKLFLKGSRCLTEKCAIERRNYPPGHHGRGRIRQSEYLIQLREKQRARRYYGVLEKQFRRYYEKASRQPGITGENLLRLLELRLDNVVTRLGFAASRRQGRQLVRHGHIMVNGKRVDIPSYQCRPDDIITIKPDSGAEQTVRGATEIGASVAPWLQADHESLSGKVLKAPDRTEIDTPVREQLIVELYSK; encoded by the coding sequence GTGGCTCGCGACCGTGACCCGCAGTGCAAGCAGTGCCGCCGCGAGGGGGAGAAGCTCTTCCTCAAGGGCTCGCGCTGCCTCACCGAGAAGTGCGCCATCGAGCGCCGTAACTACCCGCCCGGCCACCACGGCCGCGGGCGCATCCGCCAGTCGGAGTACCTGATCCAGCTGCGCGAGAAGCAGCGGGCCCGTCGCTACTACGGCGTGCTCGAGAAGCAGTTCCGCCGCTACTACGAGAAGGCCAGCCGCCAGCCCGGCATCACGGGCGAGAACCTGCTGCGCCTGCTCGAGCTGCGGCTCGACAACGTGGTCACCCGCCTGGGCTTCGCGGCCTCGCGCCGCCAGGGCCGCCAGCTGGTGCGCCATGGCCACATCATGGTTAACGGCAAGCGTGTGGACATCCCGTCCTACCAGTGCCGGCCCGACGACATCATCACCATCAAGCCCGACTCCGGTGCCGAGCAGACCGTGCGCGGCGCCACCGAGATCGGCGCGTCGGTGGCCCCGTGGCTGCAGGCCGACCACGAGTCGCTGTCCGGCAAGGTGCTCAAGGCACCCGACCGCACCGAGATCGACACCCCGGTGCGCGAGCAGCTCATCGTGGAGCTCTACTCGAAGTAA
- the rpsK gene encoding 30S ribosomal protein S11, producing MARQKATRGRTRRRARKNIAAGHAHIKTSFNNTIVTLTDRAGNVIAWETAGSAGFKGSRKSTPFAAQVTADAAARKGMEHGLQKVDVFVKGPGSGRETAIRSLQAAGLEVTSVTDVSPVPHNGCRPRKRRRV from the coding sequence ATGGCACGCCAGAAGGCCACCCGAGGCCGTACCCGCCGAAGGGCCCGCAAGAACATCGCGGCAGGGCACGCGCATATCAAGACCTCCTTCAACAACACGATCGTCACCCTCACCGACCGCGCGGGCAACGTGATCGCCTGGGAGACCGCCGGCTCGGCCGGGTTCAAGGGATCCCGCAAGAGCACGCCGTTCGCCGCGCAGGTCACGGCCGATGCCGCCGCCCGCAAGGGCATGGAGCACGGCCTGCAGAAGGTGGACGTCTTCGTGAAGGGCCCCGGCTCGGGCCGCGAGACGGCCATCCGCTCGCTGCAGGCCGCGGGCCTGGAAGTCACCTCCGTCACCGACGTGAGCCCCGTTCCCCATAACGGCTGCCGCCCCCGCAAGCGGCGCCGCGTCTAG
- the rpsM gene encoding 30S ribosomal protein S13: MARIAGVNIPREKRVEIGLTYVYGIGRTTANEILGKVGISRDTYVRDLTEEEVGQLREVIERDYIVEGDLRRERANNIKRLMDIGCYRGLRHRRGLPVNGQRTKTNARTRKGPKRTVGKQRKS; this comes from the coding sequence GTGGCGCGAATCGCCGGAGTCAACATCCCCCGCGAGAAGCGGGTGGAGATCGGCCTCACCTACGTCTACGGGATCGGCCGCACCACGGCCAACGAGATCCTCGGCAAGGTCGGCATCAGCAGGGACACCTACGTCCGTGACCTGACCGAGGAAGAGGTGGGCCAGCTCCGCGAGGTGATCGAGCGCGACTACATCGTGGAGGGCGACCTCCGCCGCGAGCGCGCCAACAACATCAAGCGCCTCATGGACATCGGCTGCTACCGCGGTCTGCGCCACCGGCGCGGTCTCCCGGTGAACGGCCAGCGCACCAAGACCAACGCCCGCACGCGCAAGGGTCCGAAGCGCACCGTCGGCAAGCAGCGCAAGAGCTAG
- the rpmJ gene encoding 50S ribosomal protein L36: MKVRPSVKPMCEKCRVIKRRGKVLVICSNPRHKQTQG, translated from the coding sequence GTGAAGGTCCGTCCGTCCGTGAAGCCGATGTGCGAGAAGTGCCGGGTCATCAAGCGCCGCGGCAAGGTGCTCGTGATCTGCAGCAATCCTCGACACAAGCAGACCCAGGGGTAG
- the map gene encoding type I methionyl aminopeptidase: MAPYRSTRCRRRLSKRSRRKGAPDAEAPAPPRTGPTPKTPDEIDAMAASGAVLAACLDMLEAAVAPGVTTLALDEMAEEFILSRGGVPSFKGYHGFPGTICPSVNEEVVHAIPGSYALGEGDIVSIDCGVTLDGWVSDSARTIAVGAVSPVAADLMDATRRSLAAGIAQARVGNRTGDIGSAVQQVVERAGFNVVRTLVGHGVGRSMHEEPQVPNFGSAGSGVLLEEGVVIAIEPMVTENDPEVVLGGDGWVVSTRDSGLAAHFEHTVAITASGPRILTRAGA, encoded by the coding sequence ATGGCGCCCTATCGCTCGACGAGGTGCAGGCGCAGGTTGTCGAAGCGCTCGCGTAGGAAGGGCGCGCCCGACGCCGAGGCCCCGGCCCCCCCGCGCACGGGGCCGACCCCAAAGACGCCCGACGAGATCGACGCCATGGCGGCGAGCGGCGCCGTGCTGGCCGCATGCCTTGACATGCTCGAGGCCGCCGTGGCCCCGGGCGTCACCACCCTGGCGCTCGACGAGATGGCCGAGGAATTCATCCTGTCGCGCGGCGGCGTGCCGTCGTTCAAGGGCTATCACGGGTTCCCCGGCACGATCTGCCCCTCGGTGAACGAGGAGGTGGTGCACGCGATCCCCGGCTCGTACGCGCTGGGCGAGGGCGACATCGTCTCGATCGACTGCGGCGTGACGCTGGACGGCTGGGTGAGCGACTCCGCGCGGACGATCGCCGTGGGCGCGGTGAGCCCGGTGGCCGCCGACCTCATGGACGCCACCCGGCGATCGCTGGCCGCGGGCATCGCGCAGGCCCGCGTGGGAAACCGCACAGGCGACATCGGCTCCGCGGTGCAGCAGGTGGTCGAGCGCGCCGGCTTCAACGTGGTGCGCACCCTGGTGGGCCATGGCGTGGGCCGCAGCATGCACGAGGAGCCGCAGGTGCCGAACTTCGGGTCCGCCGGCAGCGGCGTGCTGCTGGAGGAGGGCGTGGTGATCGCCATCGAGCCCATGGTCACCGAGAACGACCCCGAGGTGGTGCTGGGCGGCGACGGCTGGGTGGTGTCCACCCGCGACAGCGGCCTGGCCGCGCACTTCGAGCACACCGTGGCCATCACGGCATCAGGCCCCCGGATCCTCACGCGGGCGGGCGCATGA
- a CDS encoding adenylate kinase, with product MARLVLFGPPGAGKGTQAELLKERGLLHLSTGDLLRAAVTQGTPLGLEAKAYMDAGDLVPDAVVIGMIREGLTGRTDDFMLDGFPRTILQAEALDATLAEVGAPIDAVISFEVPREELVRRLGGRWICRGCGRSFHEVSNPYDGSTCSAPGAECDLYQRDDDRPEAVANRLDVYDAQTSPLIEYYASRGLLRRVDGALSLDEVQAQVVEALA from the coding sequence ATAGCGCGCCTCGTCCTGTTCGGGCCTCCCGGTGCCGGCAAGGGCACCCAGGCGGAGCTCCTCAAGGAGCGCGGCCTGCTGCACCTGTCCACGGGCGACCTGCTTCGCGCGGCCGTGACGCAGGGCACCCCGCTTGGCCTGGAGGCCAAGGCCTACATGGACGCCGGCGACCTGGTGCCCGACGCCGTGGTGATCGGCATGATCCGCGAGGGCCTCACCGGACGCACCGACGACTTCATGCTTGACGGCTTCCCCCGCACCATCCTCCAGGCCGAGGCCCTCGACGCCACGCTGGCCGAGGTGGGCGCGCCCATCGACGCGGTCATCTCGTTCGAGGTGCCGCGCGAGGAGCTGGTGCGCCGCCTGGGCGGCCGCTGGATCTGCCGGGGCTGCGGGCGCTCGTTCCACGAGGTGAGCAACCCCTACGATGGCTCGACGTGTTCGGCGCCAGGCGCCGAGTGCGACCTCTACCAGCGCGACGACGACCGCCCCGAGGCCGTGGCCAACCGCCTTGACGTGTATGACGCGCAGACATCCCCGCTCATCGAGTACTACGCGTCGCGGGGGCTGCTGCGCCGGGTGGATGGCGCCCTATCGCTCGACGAGGTGCAGGCGCAGGTTGTCGAAGCGCTCGCGTAG
- the secY gene encoding preprotein translocase subunit SecY, translated as MLQAMLNSLRSPELRKKLWFTAAMLLVFRFGSYVPVPGVEPEKLAAALENQGTTNILNFLNLFAGGALTRFAVFALGIMPYITASIIMQLLTVVIPSLERLQKEGESGYAKITQYTRYMTVGLAFLQSFAYVMYFRSQDALPGVGWSRTFLIIITLTAGTTLVMWIGELITQHGVGNGISLLIFVSIVSALPDAIRGWLGLPPVTAVIIGIIAFAIVVGIVFVNEGVRRIPIQYAKRQVGRRMTSGGTTYMPIRVNMAGVIPVIFAASITILPPTIAELAGGTGWAQGVADFLSPGSWWFIAFEGLLIVLFTYFYTAVQFNPTDQADNLKKYGGFIPGVRPGRPTAIYLDRVVSRLTLPGAIYLALVAEFPNIIFRYLPESNVFFGLFGGTSILIVVGVALDTMRQMEAQLMMRSYEGFLQ; from the coding sequence ATGCTCCAGGCCATGCTCAACTCGCTCCGGTCCCCGGAGCTGCGCAAGAAGCTGTGGTTCACCGCGGCCATGCTGCTGGTGTTCCGCTTCGGCTCGTATGTGCCCGTGCCCGGCGTGGAGCCCGAGAAGCTCGCGGCGGCCCTGGAGAACCAGGGCACCACGAACATCCTGAACTTCCTCAACCTGTTCGCGGGGGGTGCGCTCACGCGCTTCGCCGTGTTCGCGCTGGGGATCATGCCGTACATCACCGCGAGCATCATCATGCAGCTGCTCACCGTGGTGATTCCGTCTCTCGAGCGCCTCCAGAAGGAGGGCGAGTCGGGCTACGCCAAGATCACCCAGTACACCCGCTACATGACGGTGGGCCTGGCGTTCCTGCAGTCGTTCGCCTATGTCATGTACTTCCGCTCGCAGGACGCCCTGCCCGGGGTTGGATGGTCGCGCACCTTCCTGATCATCATCACGCTCACCGCGGGCACCACGCTGGTGATGTGGATCGGCGAGCTCATCACGCAGCACGGCGTCGGCAACGGCATCTCGCTGCTCATCTTCGTGTCGATCGTGTCGGCGCTGCCCGATGCCATCCGCGGCTGGCTCGGCCTGCCGCCGGTCACCGCGGTGATCATCGGCATCATCGCGTTCGCCATCGTGGTGGGCATCGTCTTCGTGAACGAGGGCGTGCGCCGCATCCCCATCCAGTACGCCAAGCGGCAGGTGGGACGCCGAATGACATCAGGTGGCACCACATACATGCCGATCCGCGTGAACATGGCCGGCGTCATCCCGGTCATCTTCGCGGCGTCCATCACGATCCTGCCGCCCACCATCGCCGAGCTGGCGGGCGGCACCGGCTGGGCCCAGGGCGTGGCCGACTTCCTGTCGCCGGGCTCCTGGTGGTTCATCGCCTTCGAGGGCCTGCTGATCGTGCTGTTCACGTACTTCTACACCGCCGTGCAGTTCAACCCCACCGATCAGGCCGACAACCTGAAGAAGTACGGGGGCTTCATCCCCGGCGTGCGCCCCGGACGGCCCACGGCCATCTACCTCGACCGCGTGGTCAGCCGCCTCACCCTGCCCGGCGCCATCTACCTGGCACTGGTGGCCGAGTTCCCGAACATCATCTTCCGGTACCTGCCGGAGTCGAACGTGTTCTTCGGGCTCTTCGGTGGCACGTCGATCCTGATCGTGGTCGGCGTGGCGCTCGACACCATGCGCCAGATGGAGGCCCAGCTGATGATGCGCTCGTACGAAGGTTTCCTCCAATAG
- a CDS encoding 50S ribosomal protein L15, producing the protein MDPEEVRLESLGPNPGAKHRRKRVGRGPGSGKGKTCGRGMKGAGARSGPGPRPGYRGGTIPIHMQKGKLRGPNHKKSMPIGPFRTNSVPVNVGALAKAFAAGDTVDSEALVNVGLVKNNANRAYPVKLLGGGEITHALTVRVDQASAAAVAKIEAAGGRVELVGGAGTE; encoded by the coding sequence GTGGACCCCGAGGAGGTCCGCCTCGAGAGCCTCGGTCCCAACCCCGGCGCCAAGCACCGCCGCAAGCGGGTGGGGCGTGGCCCCGGCTCGGGCAAGGGCAAGACCTGCGGTCGCGGCATGAAGGGCGCCGGCGCCCGCTCGGGTCCCGGCCCGCGCCCCGGCTACCGCGGCGGCACCATCCCGATCCACATGCAGAAGGGCAAGCTGCGCGGCCCGAACCACAAGAAGTCGATGCCCATCGGGCCGTTCCGCACGAACTCCGTGCCCGTGAACGTCGGCGCGCTGGCCAAGGCCTTCGCGGCGGGTGACACGGTGGACTCCGAGGCCCTCGTGAACGTGGGCCTGGTGAAGAACAACGCCAACCGCGCGTACCCCGTGAAGCTGCTCGGCGGCGGAGAGATCACCCACGCGCTCACCGTGCGGGTGGATCAGGCGTCTGCGGCGGCCGTGGCCAAGATCGAGGCGGCCGGTGGCCGCGTCGAGCTGGTCGGCGGCGCCGGCACCGAGTAG
- the rpmD gene encoding 50S ribosomal protein L30 has protein sequence MSTLKITQVRSQIGSSERHRGTLRALGLGRIGKTAVHEDSPALQGAIRKVANLVQVEEVRSGS, from the coding sequence GTGAGCACCCTGAAGATCACCCAGGTGCGGTCCCAGATCGGGAGCTCCGAGCGTCACCGCGGCACCCTGCGCGCGTTGGGCCTCGGCCGCATCGGCAAGACGGCGGTCCACGAGGACTCGCCGGCGCTCCAGGGCGCCATCCGCAAGGTGGCGAACCTCGTGCAGGTGGAGGAGGTCCGCAGTGGCAGCTGA
- a CDS encoding 30S ribosomal protein S5, with product MAERSRDRVQAEGAELSERVVQVNRVAKVVKGGRRFSFSALVVVGNEVDAVGVGHGKANEVPLAIQKAVDDARKNMFRVPRYGSTITHEVIGHHGAGRVLLKPAAPGTGVIAGGGVRAVLELAGVRDILSKSLGTTNPVNLVAATVAGLKSLRTPEQVAQLRGKTVAEVLGTSGGSTKPADEVVAEAADASEEVTA from the coding sequence ATGGCAGAGCGCAGTCGCGACAGGGTGCAGGCAGAGGGCGCAGAGCTCTCGGAGCGCGTGGTGCAGGTGAACCGCGTGGCCAAGGTCGTCAAGGGCGGCCGCCGCTTCTCGTTCTCGGCCCTGGTGGTGGTGGGCAACGAGGTGGATGCGGTGGGCGTGGGCCACGGCAAGGCCAACGAGGTCCCGCTGGCCATCCAGAAGGCCGTGGACGACGCCAGGAAGAACATGTTCCGCGTGCCGCGCTACGGATCCACGATCACGCATGAGGTCATCGGCCACCACGGCGCGGGCCGCGTGCTGCTCAAGCCGGCCGCGCCCGGTACCGGCGTCATCGCCGGCGGCGGGGTGCGCGCGGTGCTCGAGCTCGCGGGCGTGCGCGACATCCTCAGCAAGTCGCTCGGCACCACCAACCCCGTGAACCTCGTGGCCGCCACCGTGGCCGGGCTCAAGAGCCTTCGCACGCCTGAGCAGGTGGCCCAACTGCGCGGCAAGACCGTGGCCGAGGTGCTGGGCACCTCCGGCGGGTCCACCAAGCCCGCCGACGAGGTCGTGGCCGAGGCCGCGGATGCCTCGGAGGAGGTCACCGCGTGA
- a CDS encoding 50S ribosomal protein L18 yields MGKISTPDARARRHRRVRGKVHGTAGRPRLSVSRSNLRIYAQLIDDDRGHTLAAAGSHEAGLKGLAKGPAATEVGRLIAERGKAAGVSSVVFDRGGYLYHGRVKSLADGAREGGLEF; encoded by the coding sequence ATGGGCAAGATCAGCACACCGGACGCCCGCGCGCGTCGTCACCGCCGCGTCCGCGGCAAGGTCCATGGCACCGCCGGGCGTCCGCGCCTGTCGGTGTCGCGTTCGAACCTGCGCATCTACGCGCAGCTCATCGACGACGACCGCGGCCACACGCTGGCCGCCGCCGGATCGCACGAGGCCGGGCTGAAGGGCCTGGCAAAGGGCCCGGCCGCCACCGAGGTGGGCAGGCTCATCGCCGAGCGCGGAAAGGCCGCGGGCGTGAGCAGCGTGGTCTTCGATCGTGGCGGCTACCTGTACCACGGCAGGGTCAAGTCCCTTGCCGACGGCGCCCGCGAGGGCGGGCTCGAGTTTTAG
- a CDS encoding 50S ribosomal protein L6, producing the protein MSRIGRAPIPVPDGVTVDISGQRVSVKGPRGELQHVVAEPIRVAQEDGTLVVTRPTDRGPHRALHGLSRSLVANMVAGVTAGFERRLELVGVGYRAQLKGKNLELAVGFSHPVTFEPPEGITFEVPEPTQIVVTGIDKQQVGQIASEIRRVRPPEPYKGKGIRYEGEVVRRKVGKRA; encoded by the coding sequence GTGAGCCGCATCGGACGCGCACCCATTCCGGTCCCCGACGGGGTCACCGTGGACATCTCGGGCCAGAGGGTCTCGGTGAAGGGCCCCAGGGGCGAGCTCCAGCACGTGGTGGCGGAGCCCATCCGCGTGGCGCAGGAGGACGGCACGCTCGTGGTGACCCGTCCCACCGATCGTGGCCCGCACCGCGCCCTGCACGGCCTGTCGCGCAGCCTCGTGGCCAACATGGTCGCTGGCGTCACCGCGGGCTTCGAGCGCCGCCTCGAGCTGGTGGGCGTGGGTTACCGTGCCCAGCTCAAGGGCAAGAATCTCGAGCTGGCCGTGGGCTTCTCGCACCCGGTCACGTTCGAGCCGCCGGAGGGCATCACGTTCGAGGTGCCCGAGCCCACGCAGATCGTGGTCACCGGCATCGACAAGCAGCAGGTCGGCCAGATCGCGTCCGAGATCCGCCGCGTGCGTCCGCCGGAGCCCTACAAGGGCAAGGGCATTCGCTACGAGGGCGAGGTCGTCAGGCGCAAGGTCGGGAAGAGGGCCTAG
- the rpsH gene encoding 30S ribosomal protein S8 has translation MLTDPIADMLTRIRNANMALHDTVEMPGSRLKADVARVLEEQGYIAGWETSSDGTRATLTVKLKYDDDRRRVITGLSRVSKPGRRVYADKDSLPKVLGGMGVAIISTSQGLLTGHEARRRGVGGEVLCTVW, from the coding sequence ATGCTGACCGATCCCATCGCAGACATGCTCACGCGCATCCGCAACGCCAACATGGCGCTGCACGACACCGTGGAGATGCCCGGCAGCCGCCTCAAGGCCGACGTCGCCCGCGTGCTCGAGGAGCAGGGCTACATCGCCGGCTGGGAGACCAGCAGCGACGGCACCCGCGCCACGCTCACCGTGAAGCTCAAGTACGACGATGACCGCCGCCGCGTGATCACCGGCCTCAGCCGCGTGTCCAAGCCGGGTCGCCGCGTGTACGCCGACAAGGACTCGCTGCCCAAGGTCCTGGGGGGCATGGGCGTCGCCATCATCTCGACCTCCCAGGGTCTCCTCACGGGCCATGAGGCCCGTCGCCGCGGAGTCGGCGGCGAGGTCCTGTGCACGGTCTGGTAG
- a CDS encoding type Z 30S ribosomal protein S14: MAKTSLKVKASRPPKYRTQAYTRCHRCGRSRAVFRKFGLCRICLRDEAHAGHIPGMTKSSW; this comes from the coding sequence GTGGCGAAGACGTCCCTCAAGGTGAAGGCCTCACGGCCCCCCAAGTACCGCACGCAGGCGTATACCCGGTGCCACCGGTGCGGTCGCTCGCGCGCGGTGTTCCGCAAGTTCGGCCTGTGCCGCATCTGCCTGCGCGACGAGGCCCACGCCGGCCACATCCCCGGCATGACCAAGTCCAGCTGGTAG
- the rplE gene encoding 50S ribosomal protein L5 has translation MSTETATPPARLKQRYEDEVRPKLQERFGYSSPMQHPRVEKITLNMGVGDAKANSKALDDAVEELAIISGQRPAITRARKSIAQFKLREGMPIGAKVTLRGVRMWEFLDRLNTVALPRIRDFRGINPDGFDGRGNYNLGLREQTIFPEIDYDKVGAVRGLNVTITTTAGTDEEAKALLQELGMPFREQGYTAEERAARRRKKMRKYGGRGRRR, from the coding sequence TTGAGCACCGAGACCGCCACTCCGCCCGCGCGCCTCAAGCAGCGCTACGAGGACGAGGTGCGCCCGAAGCTGCAGGAGCGCTTCGGCTACTCATCGCCGATGCAGCACCCGCGCGTCGAGAAGATCACGCTCAACATGGGCGTAGGCGACGCAAAGGCGAACTCCAAGGCGCTCGACGACGCCGTGGAGGAGCTCGCGATCATCTCGGGCCAGCGCCCGGCGATCACCCGCGCCCGCAAGTCCATCGCCCAGTTCAAGCTGCGCGAGGGCATGCCCATCGGCGCGAAGGTCACGCTGCGCGGCGTGCGCATGTGGGAGTTCCTCGACCGCCTCAACACGGTCGCGCTCCCGCGCATCCGCGACTTCCGCGGGATCAACCCCGACGGGTTCGACGGGCGCGGCAACTACAACCTCGGCCTGCGCGAGCAGACGATCTTCCCGGAGATCGACTACGACAAGGTCGGGGCGGTGCGCGGGCTGAACGTCACCATCACGACGACGGCCGGCACCGACGAGGAGGCCAAGGCCCTGCTGCAGGAGCTGGGCATGCCGTTCCGCGAGCAGGGCTACACGGCCGAGGAGCGCGCGGCTCGTCGACGCAAGAAGATGCGCAAGTACGGCGGCCGCGGCCGCAGGCGATAG
- a CDS encoding 50S ribosomal protein L24 gives MCIAGKDTGRTGTVLEVSPKDERVLVEGLNMVKRHTKARPPDDPGGIIEKPAPMHISNVMPVDPSDKKPCRVRIEEKDGERIRVSARTGTALD, from the coding sequence ATGTGCATCGCGGGCAAGGACACGGGCCGCACCGGCACCGTGCTCGAGGTGAGCCCCAAGGACGAGCGCGTGCTCGTGGAGGGCCTCAACATGGTGAAGCGCCACACCAAGGCGCGTCCGCCCGACGACCCGGGTGGCATCATCGAGAAGCCGGCCCCCATGCACATCTCCAACGTCATGCCGGTCGACCCGTCCGACAAGAAGCCGTGCCGGGTCCGCATCGAGGAGAAGGACGGAGAACGCATTCGCGTGTCCGCCCGCACCGGGACGGCCCTGGATTGA
- the rplN gene encoding 50S ribosomal protein L14, which translates to MIQNESRLRVADNTGARELLCIRVLGGSKRRYAHVGDTIVATVKQATPNGAVKKGDVVKAVVVRTKKAHPREDGTSIAFDENAAVIIDNAQNPRGTRIFGPVARELREKQFMKIVSLAPEVL; encoded by the coding sequence ATGATCCAGAACGAATCACGACTCCGCGTCGCGGACAACACGGGGGCCAGGGAGCTCCTGTGCATCCGCGTGCTCGGCGGCAGCAAGCGCCGCTACGCGCACGTGGGCGACACCATCGTGGCTACCGTCAAGCAGGCCACGCCGAACGGCGCGGTGAAGAAGGGCGACGTGGTGAAGGCCGTGGTGGTGCGTACCAAGAAGGCGCACCCGCGCGAGGACGGTACGTCCATCGCCTTCGACGAGAACGCCGCCGTCATCATCGACAACGCCCAGAACCCGCGCGGCACCCGCATCTTCGGGCCCGTGGCCCGTGAGCTGCGCGAGAAGCAGTTCATGAAGATCGTCTCCCTGGCGCCGGAGGTGCTGTAG
- the rpsQ gene encoding 30S ribosomal protein S17, whose translation MAETPQESVARRKVRQGIVTSDARDRTITVRVDISRRHPVYGKTVRSSSKLHAHDERNEAAVGDVVRVAETRPTSKQKRWRLVEIVEKAD comes from the coding sequence ATGGCTGAGACGCCCCAGGAGAGCGTGGCCCGGCGCAAGGTGCGCCAGGGCATCGTCACGAGCGACGCCCGGGACCGCACCATCACCGTTCGCGTGGACATCTCGCGCCGTCATCCGGTCTACGGCAAGACCGTACGCAGCTCGTCGAAGCTGCACGCGCACGACGAGCGCAACGAGGCCGCCGTGGGAGACGTGGTGCGCGTGGCCGAGACGCGTCCGACGTCGAAGCAGAAGCGCTGGCGCCTCGTCGAGATCGTCGAGAAGGCCGACTAG
- a CDS encoding 50S ribosomal protein L29 codes for MPTQKVSELRELSDDQLALRLEEARQALFNLRFQLPTGALERTSEIGVRRREIAQILTVAREREIAQEEMANG; via the coding sequence ATGCCGACCCAGAAGGTCAGTGAACTCCGCGAGCTGTCAGATGACCAGCTCGCCCTCAGGCTCGAGGAGGCGCGCCAGGCGCTCTTCAACCTGCGTTTCCAACTGCCCACCGGGGCGCTGGAGCGCACGAGCGAGATCGGTGTGCGCAGGCGCGAGATCGCGCAGATCCTCACGGTTGCCCGTGAGCGCGAGATCGCCCAGGAGGAGATGGCGAATGGCTGA
- the rplP gene encoding 50S ribosomal protein L16, giving the protein MLMPKRTKYRKAHRGRRRGEAKGHQEVHFGQYGLKALENGWITNRQIESARVAMTRYIKRQGKVWINLFPHLPVTKKPAETRMGSGKGSPEAWVAVVKPGTVMFELSGVPEETAREAMRLAAMKLPVKCRFVTREDA; this is encoded by the coding sequence ATGTTGATGCCCAAGCGCACCAAGTACCGCAAGGCGCACCGTGGCCGTCGCCGTGGCGAGGCCAAGGGCCACCAGGAGGTCCACTTCGGCCAGTACGGCCTGAAGGCCCTCGAGAACGGCTGGATCACCAACCGCCAGATCGAGAGCGCCCGTGTGGCGATGACCCGCTACATCAAGCGCCAGGGCAAGGTGTGGATCAACCTGTTCCCTCACCTTCCCGTCACCAAGAAGCCGGCCGAGACCCGCATGGGATCGGGTAAGGGCTCGCCCGAGGCCTGGGTGGCCGTGGTGAAGCCCGGCACGGTGATGTTCGAGCTCTCCGGCGTGCCGGAGGAGACCGCGCGCGAGGCCATGCGCCTCGCCGCGATGAAGCTGCCCGTGAAGTGCCGGTTCGTGACGCGCGAGGACGCCTAG